The DNA segment AGAACGCAAGCTTCGCTACGCGGGGCGTGTCGATGATTCGGATAAGCCGGACAAAGTGAAATCGAACGACACTCGCAACGCAATCGATGCGGTGCTGGCGGGTAAGCCGGCGCCCGTGGAGACGACGAAGACGATGGGCTGTTCCATCAAATGGTCGGACAAGCGCCACACCGTCCAGGAATCGTTGGACAAATGGGCGAAAGAGCCGGCGGCGTTGGAGTCGATGGATGCGGCGGGCATCGCCGGACTGGTCAAGAACGATTCAACGAAGCTGCGTCTTATCAACGTGTGGGCAACATGGTGCGGCCCGTGCGTCGCCGAGTTCCCCGAACTTGTGACCATGCATCGGATGTATCGAAAGCGCGATTTTGAAATCGTGACCGTCAACATGGATGCGCTATCCGAGCAGGCCAAAGTGCAGGAATTCCTGAGTAAGCAAGCCGCGTCGATGCGCAACGTTCAGTTCTCCGGAGATGACAAATACACGCTGATCGAGGCCGTCGACAAGGAGTGGCAAGGCGCGATTCCGTACACGTTGCTGGTTGCTCCCGGCGGGAAAGTCATTTACCGATGCATGGGCGCCTTCGAGCCGATTGAGGTCAGGAAAGCCATCGTGGATTACCTGGGTCGCACCTACAAGTAATGCTGGCAAGCGAGGTATTGACGGAGAAAGTGGGGGAGAGTCAGTGCCTGATCTTCCGAGCATCCCAGAAGACCAGTTAGCGCGTTCCATTGCAGGTTGTATTCTTGGAACGGCAGTTGGGGATGCGCTGGGCCTGCCGATGGAAGGTCTCTCACCGAAGAGGGCTCGCCGAATCTTTGGCGAAGTCACTGGTCACCGGCTCCTGCCTGGAAAGGGCCTAGTTTCCGACGATACCGAGCATACGTGCATGGTTGCGCAGGCGTTAGTGGCTTCAGCGCGTGAACCGGAACGCTTTCAGCGTGAATTGGCAAGGCGAATTAAACACTGGTTTTGGATGCTGCCCGCCGGAGTTGGCCTTGCCACACTTCGGGCCTGCTTGAAGTTGAGTATAGGCACGCCTCCCTCACGGAGCGGCGTATTCAGCGCGGGCAATGGGCCGGCCATGCGCAGCGCGTTACTCGGACTTGTAGCGCGTGATTATGACCATCTTGTGGCTTTGGTCGACGCCAGCACTCAAATTACACACCGAGATCCTCGCGCAAATCACGCTGCATTCGCCGTTGCATTGGCAGCCAGGCTGTCGGCTTCACACGTGCAAGTCCGGGGCGAGGAATACGTAGCTCTTTTGCGCGAGGTTTTGGCCGGAGATTCGAACGAGTTTATCGATGCTGTAGCTAGAGCTGCCGAAGCAACCCCAATGACGACGGACTCATTTGCCATAGGAATGGGGCTTGAGAAAGGAGTAACCGGCTACGCGTTACACACTGTCCCGGTTTGCCTTCACGCGTGGTTCCGCAATCCGTCTGACTATCGCCAAGCTGTGGGCGATGTGATTGCCTGCGGCGGCGACTCAGACACAACAGGAGCGATACTTGGCGCCATTGTCGGCGCTGCTGTGGGTGTGGATGGAATACCAGTGGATTGGGTGCGAGGCATTGCAGACTGGCCGCGCACGGTGGGCTGGATGAACTTGCTGGCGGAAGCTCTCGCTTCTGAACGTACGATCCCCCCCGAGCTATCGCCTGTGGCGGTGCTTCTTCGCAATGCGATCTTTCTGGCGATTGTGCTCACAC comes from the Candidatus Hydrogenedentota bacterium genome and includes:
- a CDS encoding redoxin family protein; this encodes MTHRFCFALLVFCAALTLGARAEEQPKTLAIGASAPDFSLPGVDGKTYTLSDFAGAKVLVIVFTCNHCPTAQAYEDRIISIARDYRDKGVALVAISPNDDLALRLDELGYTEFGDSFEDMKVRAKDRGFDFPYLYDGEKQEVSKAYGPISTPHVFVFDQERKLRYAGRVDDSDKPDKVKSNDTRNAIDAVLAGKPAPVETTKTMGCSIKWSDKRHTVQESLDKWAKEPAALESMDAAGIAGLVKNDSTKLRLINVWATWCGPCVAEFPELVTMHRMYRKRDFEIVTVNMDALSEQAKVQEFLSKQAASMRNVQFSGDDKYTLIEAVDKEWQGAIPYTLLVAPGGKVIYRCMGAFEPIEVRKAIVDYLGRTYK
- a CDS encoding ADP-ribosylglycohydrolase family protein, with protein sequence MLGTAVGDALGLPMEGLSPKRARRIFGEVTGHRLLPGKGLVSDDTEHTCMVAQALVASAREPERFQRELARRIKHWFWMLPAGVGLATLRACLKLSIGTPPSRSGVFSAGNGPAMRSALLGLVARDYDHLVALVDASTQITHRDPRANHAAFAVALAARLSASHVQVRGEEYVALLREVLAGDSNEFIDAVARAAEATPMTTDSFAIGMGLEKGVTGYALHTVPVCLHAWFRNPSDYRQAVGDVIACGGDSDTTGAILGAIVGAAVGVDGIPVDWVRGIADWPRTVGWMNLLAEALASERTIPPELSPVAVLLRNAIFLAIVLTHGVRRLLPPY